CGACGGGGCCGGCCTGAGCCTGCCCGGCGCGGGACCGGACGCGGACGGGGTGCCGGTCGTAGCCGACCTGGTCGGATTCGCGGACACCGCGATGCTCGTCGGCGGGCTCGTGGCCCGAGGCCGGCACTTCGTCGTGGCCGCACCCGGCGACCTCGTCGTCCTCCCGGACCGGGCCGCGTCCGGGGCGTCCGGCGGATGGGCCGGTACCGGCTCCGCGCCCGCTCTCCAGCCGCGACAGCGGACCGCCGGCGGTCCGCTGCCCGCCCGTGACCTGCTCACCGCGCATGACGTCCGGTCGCCGCACCAGCCCCCCGCGGCGGCGTCCGTGGTGCAGGTCCGCCTCCCCGGCATCCCCGTACCGCTCAGGCTGCTGGGGGAGCGCAGGCCGGACGGGTCCGGCGGCGACCGGTTCTGGCTCACCGACCTCGTGGACCGGCCGGCCCACGAGGCTCTGACACTGGCCCGGCTGCACACGGGCGCCGCCGACACCATGGACCGGCTGGCCGACGACTTCGGACTGCGCGCCTTCGAAGGGCGCTCGTACCCCGGCTGGCACCACCACATGACGCTGGTCTCCGCCGCCTTCGCCTACGGCACCCTCGGCCGCGCCGGAGCGCCCCCCTCCCACCCCGCCCGGGCCTCACGCGGACCACAGGCCGGCCGGCCCCCACGCCGCGCACGGACCCTGACGACACCGACACGAACGGGATGCTCCTGATGGCCCTCCCCAAGGCGTTCTGGCTGCTGTGGTGCGGGCAGACCGTCAGCCGGCTCGGCACGCTCGCCCCCGCCTTCCTCGTCCTCTACCTGGAGCAGAACCACCTCGTCGCACCCGGCACGACACCGCTCGTCGTCGGACTCTTCGGGGCCGGTGTGGTGCTGTCCGGGCTGGTGGGAGGGGCGGTCGCCGATCTGATCGGGCCGCGCCGGACCATCGTCGCGGCGCAGCCGTTCACCGCGGGGATGGCGCTGCTGTTCGCCGTCGCCGACCATGTGGCCGCACTGTGCGCGCTGTCGTTGATCACCGGGTTCCTGTCCGCCGTCGACCGGCCGGCCGGCGCCGGACTGATCTCGGCGATCGTGCCACAGGAGCAGTTCTCGAAGGCGTACAGCCTCTTCCTGGTGGGCTTCAACATCGGCATGTCGCTCAGCCCCGTACTCTCCGGGTTCCTGCTCGAAGTCAGCCCCGCAGCCCTCTTCGTCGTCTGGGCGGCCTCCAGCCTGATCTACGCCGCCCTGGTGTTCGCGGTGCCCGCCGACCCACCGTCCCGGGCAGCCGACCGGCCCGCCGGTGCCGCGGCCGCCCTGAAATCGGCCGCGCGCGGCATCGCCGAACCCTTCCGCACTCCCGTCCTCGTCGCCTTCCTGCTGCTGACGTTCCTGCTGGCCTGCATCTACCTCCAGGTCAACTCCGCGCTGCCGCTCGACATGCGGGACAGCGGACTGACCGCCGGGGGCATCGGATTCGTCCTCGCGGCCAACGCGGTGCTGTCCGTCCTGCTGCTGCCGCTGGTGCCCCGGCTCGTCGGCGGGATGCGCGCACACGTCCCGCTGATCCTGGCCGCCGCCTTCATGGCCGTCGGCTTCGGCGCCAACGTCCTGGCCGACAGCATGGTCTCCTTCACGCTCGCCACCGTCGTGTGGACGCTCGGAGAGGTGCTGTGGGCCCCGATGTCCGCGACCTTCATCGCCGACCGGGCGCCCGCCGGACGCAGCGGCGCCTACCAGGGCTCCTACTTCTTCGCCTGGAACGCGGCGTTCGTGGTCGGCGGCCCCGCCGGCCTCGCCCTCGCCCACACTCACGGCTACGGGGCGCTGTGGATGTCCGTCCTCGGCCTCGGGTGCGTGGTGACGCTCGGCTTTGCACTGCTGCCGCGGCTGACGGGCTTCGTGACCAGGCCGGCTCCCTCAAGTGACCACAGGGACGACCAGGTGACCACCGTGACGACCAAGTGACCATCGCGACGACCCAGGTGACCACCGCGACAACCACGTGACCACCGCGACGCCGCGTCAACCAGGTGACCACCGCGTCAACCAAGTGACCACCGCGACACCGCAGAACAGCTGACCCGAGAGACAAGGTGACCCAGCATGTCCGCACCGACCACCCGCACCGCCCTGCTGATCGGGGCTGCCGGAGGCATCCTCAAGGAGGTCTCGCGCGAGCTCGCCGAACAGGGCCACACCCTCGTCCTGTTCGACCGCGACGCGGAGGCCGTGAACCGGCTCGCCGACGAACTGGGCCGGCTCACCAAGGTCGAGGCCGTCGTCGGCGACATCACCGACATCCCCGCCGCGGAAGGCCAGTTGACCGACATCGTCGACCGGTTCGCCCCGTCGATCCTGGTCAACGGCGTCGGCGGCGACACCCGCGTCATCGGCTACGCCGACCTGACCCGGGACCACTTCGACCAGACGTACCTGGAGAACGTGGTCAGCAGCTGGATCGCGGTCAAGGTGTGCGCCCCGCGGATGGCCGCCGACGGCTACGGCCGCATCGTCAACTTCGCCTCGGCAGGCGGCCGTACGTACAGCCACTTCAACAACGCGGCGTACGTCGGCGCCAAGGCCGCCGTGATCGGCATGACCAAGCAGCTGGGCTACGAGCTGGCCGGCACCGGCGTGGTGGCCAACGTCGTGGCGCACGGACCGATCGGGACCGACCGGGTGGCCGGCGCCTTCGAGCGGCGCACCGAGGAGTCCAAGAAGGACGTCATGTCCCGGCTGCCCATGGGGCGGTACGGCACGGTCGCCGAGGCCGTCGGCAGCGTGCTCCACCTCTGCTCCGAGAGCGCCGGCTACTCGACCGGTTCCGTCATCGACATCAACGGCGGCCTCTACATGTGAGTCCGGCTCTCCATGTGAGTCCGGCCGACACCCCCCGCCCCAGGAGGCACCCATGGCGAAGTTCGTCGTCGAACTCGAGTACAACGTCGACCGCGCGGGCCGCGAGCCCCTGCACCGTGCCCATACCGACTACCTGCGCACCCTCACCGACAGCGGCGTGCTCCTGCTCGCCGGTCCGCTCCAGGACACCAACGCCGGCCTGCTGGTCTACGAGGCCGAGGACCGCGACCGGCTCGAGGAGATCCTGGCCGCGGAGCCCTACGTCCAGGGCGGCATCGTCTGCCGGGTCCGTGTCCGCCAGTGGGCCCCCGGCAAGGGCGCGTGGATCACCGCGCCCTTGCCCGCGCCCTCGGCCGCCTGACGCCCCGCACCCACCCGTCCCGCTCCCACGCCTGTCACCCGGAAGGATCCGACTGACGTGTCCACAACGCCAGTTCCGCAGGACACCGCCCTGCCCCGTGAAGCGCTGCACGCCGCCATCGTCGACCCGGCCATGGACTCGATGCGCCTGCTCAGCGAGACGGCGATGAGGTTCCCCGAAGCCCTGTCGTTCTCGTCGGGAGCGCCGCACGACGGCACCCACGACCTCGCGAAGCTCTCGTACTACGTCGACCGGTACATCACGCACATGCGCCGGCAGGGAGTGCCCGAACAGCGCATCACCCGCCTGCACTTCCAGTACGGACCCGTCAACGGGTTCATCCAGGAAGAGGTCGCCCGGATGCTCGCCCGGGACGAGGACATCGATGTCGACGCCGACGCGATCATGATCACGCACGGTTTCCAGGAGGCGGCGCTCGTCGCCCTGCGCGGACTGTTCCGGTCACCGGACGACGTGCTGCTGTCCGTGTCCCCCGCGTACGTCGGCATCCGGGGCGCCGCCCGCATGCTGGACATTCCGGTGCGAGGCATCACCGAGGGACCCGACGGCCTCGAACCCGAGGCCGTGGCCGCCGCCGTGCGTGCCGTGCGCGCCGAGGGCAGGCGTCCTACCGCGCTCTACCTGGTCCCCGACTTCTCCAACCCCTCGGGCACCGTCGTCCCGCTTGAGGCACGCAGGCGACTGCTCGAGCTGGCCGCCGAAGAGGGGTTCACCATCCTGGAGGACAACCCGTACGGGCTGTTCGCGAGCGACGAGGAGCGGCTGCCGACCCTGAAGTCGCTGGACACCCGCGGCGATGTCGTCTACCTGGGCTCCTTCGCGAAGGCCGCGTTCCCCGGCGCCCGCCTGGGCTACCTGGTGGGCGATCGCGAGGTCGTCGGCGAGGACGGTGTGCGGCGCACCCTCGCCCAGGAGCTCTCCAAGGCCAAGGCGATGTTCACGGTCGGCTCGTCCTCGCTCTCCCAGGCGGCGATCGGCGGCATCCTCGTCGACGCCGACCACGACCTGCGCTCCGCCACCCGGGATCTGGCCGCCGTCTACCAGGAACGGCTCGCCGCCACCCTCGCCGCCCTCGCCGAGCACTTCCCGCCGGAGCGCTACGCCGAGCACGGGGTGCGCTGGAACCGCCCGCGCGGCGGGTTCTTCCTGGTCGTCGAGGTGCCCTTCGAGGCCGACCTGGCCGCCATGGAACGGTCGGCGCGCGACTACGCGGTCAGCTGGGCCCCGATGAGCATGTTCCACCTCGACGGCGGCGGCGAACGCGCCCTGCGCCTCGGTTTCAGCAACCTCACCCCCGCCGCGATCCGCGAGGGCATCGCCCGCCTCGCCCGCTTCGTCGAGGCCGAGTCCGAGTCCGAGTCCGAGGCCGAATACGAATCCGAGGCCGCGTTCGGATCCACGTCCCTGCCCGAGTTCGTGTCCGCATCGGAGGCTCACGCATGAGCACCGCGTTCCCCACGTCCACCGCGGGCGGCCCGCGCCGTGTCGCCGTCGTCGTCGACGGCTACTCCGCCGGCAACTTCTACCCCGCCGCCTTCGCCGCGTGCGACACGGCCGTCGTCCACGTCCAGAGCACCCCGGAGCTGATCCCGGCCATGGCGCCGCCGGATCTCACCGCGTACGAGCAGACCGTCGTCGCCACCGACGAGGCCGCACTCGTCGAGGTGCTGCGCGGCCTCGACCCGGTGTGCGTGATCGCCGGCCAGGAGTCCTCCGTACCGCTCGCCGACCGGCTGAGCGAGGCGGTCGGCGTCCCGTCCAACGGCTCGGCACTGTCACCGGCCCGCCGGGACAAGTACGAGATGACCGAGACACTGCGGCGGGCCGGCGTGCCCTGCGTGCGGCAGTTCAAGACCGACGACCCGGACGCGGCGGTGGCCTGGGCCGAGGACCACGGCAGCTACCCCGTCGTCGTCAAGCCGCTCAGCTCGGCCGCCTCCGACGGCGTCGTCGTCTGTGCCGGCCCCGACGCGGTCCGCGCCGCCGCCCGCAACGTCCTCGACGCCCCGAACATGTTCGGCATCGCCAACACCGAGATCCTCGTGCAGTCCTATCTCAAGGGCACCGAGTACATCGTCGACACCGTCAGCAGTGGCGGCGAGCGCTATGTGTGCGGGGTCTGGGAGTACGAGAAGACGCTGCTGCCGTCCGGCAAGAACATCTACAACCGCGACCTGCTCGCCGACCCGGAAGGCAACCCGGTCGTCGCCGCGCTCACCGCGTACGTCGACGAGGTCCTCGCCGCTCTCGGCGTCGCCTGGGGACCGGCCCACGCCGAGGTCATCGTCACCGACGAGGGCCCGGTCCTGGTCGAGATCGGCACCCGCCTCAACGGCAACATCAGCGCCCCCTTCCACGACGTGTGCCTGGGCCACAACCAGGCGGCGCTCACCGCACAGGCGTACACCCGGCCCGAGGAGTTCCGCGCCGAGTACGGCGGCCGGACGTACGCCAGGCTGCAGCCGGCCTTCGTCTACAACACCCCGACCGGGCTCGACGGTGTCGTGGAGTCCGTCGACGAGACGGCCGTGGCGGAGATCCGCTCCCTGGAGAGCGTCTTCTCCGCGACGGTCAAGCTCGGTCCCGGCTCCCGGATCACGCCCACCGTCGACCTGCTGACCACGCCCCTGCGGGTGTACCTGACGGCCGCCGACGAGACGACGCTCACGGCCGGCTACGAGAAGGTCCGCTCGCTGAAGGACGCCGTCTACCGCGTCGCCTGACACACCGTCAACTTCCTTTTCTTTCCTCTCGTTTCGTTTCTCTCAGGAGGCTCATCGTGCACAGCCGTATCGGTCTGTTCCTGTCCCCCGTCCACGAGACCGGCCAGGACCCGAACCTGGCGATACGCCGGAACCTGGACCTCGTCGAGTACGTCGACGACCTCAACTTCGACGAGGCGTGGTTCGGCGAGCACCACACGCTGGGCTGGGGCCTCGTCGGGGCGCCCGAGACGATGATCGCCGCCGCCTCGCAGCGCACCCGCCAGATCAAGCTGGCCCACGGTGTCGTACCGCTCTCCGGCCACCACCCCTTCCACGTGGCGAGCCGGGCCGTCCACCTCGACCACCTCACCCGCGGTCGGTACATCCTGGGCGTCGGCCCCGGCGTGCCCTTCGACGCGAAGATGTTCGGCCTGGAGCAGCCGGTGCAGCGGCGCCGCCTGGAGGAGGCGCTGCCGACGGTCCTGGAGCTCGTCAACGGCGATGAGCGGATCACCCAGCAGACCGACTGGTACGACCTGCGCGACGCCAAGATCCAGCTGCCGCGCTTCAGCCCGCAGGGCATCGAGGTCGCCGTCGCCACCTCCGGCACCTCGCAGTCCAGCCCGCGCCTGATCGGTCAGTACGGGCTGAGCATGACCTCGTTCGCGCTGCCCTTCGCCCTGCTGACGCCGGGTGCGCCCGCGCACATCAACCTCGCCCACCAGTGGAAGTACGCGCAGGAGTCCGCCGCCGAGCACGGGCAGACCCTGGACCGCGACAAGTGGCGCATCGCCCTGCCGGTGCACGTGGCCGAGACCCGCGAGGAGGCGTACGCGGACGTCCGCGAGGGCTACGACCGCTGGCTGTTCGAGTACTTCGGCAAGGCGGCCGGCCGCGAGGTGCTCAGCCCGGACGTACCCCGGGAGCGGGCACTGGAGGCCCGGGTCGAGGCGGGCGGCGCACTCGTCGGCTCCGTGGACGACGTGGTCGCCGGCATCGAGCGGCTGCACGAGATCACCGGCGGCTTCGGCACCCTGCTCGTCTACGTCGCCGACTGGACGTCGTGGGAGAAGACCAACCGCAGCATGGAACTGCTGGCCCGCTACGTCGCGCCGCGCTTCACCGGCTCCGCCGCCCGGCCGCAGGAGGCCGTGGACTTCGCGATCGCCGCCCGCAACAGCTAGGGCATGCCGCGAAAGTCCCGCCCGCCCGGCGACGCCGTGCGCGCACTTCCCCAGAAGGGGACCCCCCCGCCGCATTGTCGGGCCCGCCCCACGGGCGGACGACGCGACTTTCGCAACACGCCTCGGCCCGCGGGCACCCACGGCTCGCGCAAGCGCTCCCGGAAGCCCGACGCCCCTCACGCCGCGCCACGCCGGGCCGGTTCGCCGGCCCGGCCGGGCGTCCCGTCCGATCGGAAAGAACTCATGCTGGAGCAACGCTCGTTCCGCGACATACTCGGCCGGTTCACCACCGGAGTGGTGCTGATCACCGCCGACACCGCCGACGGTCCCAAGGGCATGGCGGTCAACTCCTTCACCTCCGTCTCCCTGACCCCGCCGCTGGTCGCCCTGTGTGCCGCGGACTCCTCCTCCACCTGGCCGGCCATCCGTGACGCCGGAAACTTCGCCGTGACGATCCTCGGAGACCGGCACGCGGAGCTGTGCCGGCTGTTCAGCACCAAGGGCGCGGACCGGTTCGCCGGCGGCGGCTGGTCGACGACCCGGGCCGGGCACCCCATCCCCACCGACGGACTGGGCTGGCTGGACTGCCGTATCAGCACGGTCCACCGGGCGGGCGACCACGAACTGGTCATCGCCGAGGCCCTGGAGGGCGACCTGACGGACCAGGCGGGGCCGCTGGTGTTCCACGCCGGCCGCTTCACGGCACTGGCGGCCGCCTGACGCACGGCCGCCATGTCCTCGCCCGGCGCGGCCCGGCGGAGTCCGGCCGGGCCGGGCGCGGCCCGGCACCCGGTTCCGGGCACACGGCCCGCCGCACCTCACACAGCCCGTCGCTGCTCGTAGCCGCCCGACGCGGCCCGCCCGTCCACCGGACCGAAGCCACCGCCGCCCTCGGCCCGGCCGGGCCCGGCCCGCCCGGCACCCGCGCCGGTACGCGCGCCTCCGCGTCGACGCCCATGAGAAAGGCAACCCGCGTGTCCCCGACCGACCCCATCACCACCCTTTCCCTTCCGCCGGATGCCAGGGGCGAGGCCGATCTCGCCTTCGTCCGGACCGCCCCGCGTCATCTCGTCGCCCGCAGCGCGGTGGCCGAGGTACTGATCACGGACTGGCGGCAGTTGGGCCCCGACACGTTCCGGCTGGGCGCTCAGTGGCCGCGCGGGCACCACTTCTACGCACCGATCGCCGGCACCTGGTACGACCCGCTGCTCGCCGCGGAGTCGTTGCGCCAGGCGTCCGTCCTGATCGGGCAGACGTACTACGGAGTTCCGGCCGATCAGCACGTCACCATTACCGAACTGGAGTTCGAGGTGATCCCGGGAGCCCTGCTCCTGGGGGCCCGGCCCGCCGAGATGCGCCTGGAGTTCGCGGCCACGGACGTACGGCGTCGGCGGGGCGCCCTCACCGCGCTCACCCTGGAGGCTGACCTGCTGCGCGGCGGCGACTTCGCCGGCGCCGGGCGTCTGACCCTGCAGGTGTCGGACCTTCGCGACCCCGCCGCAGGGGAGGGCGGCGGGTACCCGCCTCTGCCCGACCCCGTCCCGCCCGCGATCGTGGGCCGCCTGGACGAACATGACGTAGTCCTCGGCGTTCCCGGTTCGAGTGCCGGCTCCGGTTCCGGCCGTCGGGGCCCGGGCCTGGCCTGGGACCTGCGGATCGACCCCGGCCACCCGGTGCTCTTCGACCACCCCACGACCGACGTCCCCGGCATGGTTCTCCTGGAGGCCGCCCGCCAGGCCGTCCAGGCGGCCTGCGCCCCCTACCGCGTCCTCCCCGTCGAACTGCGCAGCGCCTTCCACCACCCCGTGGCCCTGGCCACCCCCTGCCACATCTCCGCGACCAGACTCCCCGCACAGGACGCGAGCGAGGATGCCGCACTCCGGGTCACCGCCTGGCAGTCCGACCGCCTGGCCTTCGACAGCCTCGTGGTGGCGAGCCTGTGCGGCTGAGCACTCCGTGAACGAACCCCGGCAACGGTTCAGGGGCCCGATCCACCAAGCGGACCGGGCCCCTGAACAGGTATGCCGCCGGGTCTCCGGCTCATGACCCGTGCGACAGCGCCCTGCTGACGAGGTGTCAGATGTCCCGGAAGATCTCGATCTGCGCCCCCACCGAGTTCAGCCGCTCGGCGAGATCCTCGTAACCCCGGTTGATGACATAGACGTTGCGCAGTACGGACGTGCCGTCCGCCGCCATCATCGCCAGCAGGACGACCACGGCGGGGCGCAGGGCCGGCGGGCACATCATCTCGGCGGCCCGCCAGCGGGTCGGGCCCTCGACCAACACCCGGTGAGGGTCGAGGAGTTGGAGACGCCCGCCCAGCCGGTTCAGGTCCGTCAGGTAGATCGCGCGGTTGTCGTAGACCCAGTCGTGGATGAGGGTCTGGCCCTGCGCGACCGCCGCGATGGCCGCGAAGAACGGGACGTTGTCGATGTTCAGGCCGGGGAACGGCATCGGGTGGATCTTGTCGATCGGCGCCTCCAGCTTGGAGGGGCGCACGGTCAGGTCGACCAGCCGGGTACGGCCGTTGTCGGCGAAGTACTCCGGCGTACGGTCGTGGTCGAGCCCCATCTCCTCCAGGACCGCGAGTTCGATCTCCAGGAACTCGATCGGCACCCGGCGCACGGTCAGTTCCGACTCCGTCACCACGGCCGCGGCGAGCAGGCTCATCGCCTCGACCGGGTCCTCGGAGGGGAAGTAGTCGACGTCCACGTCGATGACCGGCACACCGTGCACCGTCAGGGTCGTGGTGCCGATGCCCTCGACCCGCACACCCAGCGCCTCCAGGAAGAAACACAGGTCCTGGACCATGTAGTTGGAGGAGGCGTTGCGGATGACGGTGACGCCGTCGTGCCGCGCGGCGGCCAGCAGTGCGTTCTCGGTGACCGTGTCGCCGCGCTCGGTCAGCACGATGGGCCGGTCGGGGTGGACCTCCCGGTCGACCTGCGCGTGGTACTGGCCCTCGGTCGCCGCGACCTCCAGACCGAACCGGCGCAGCGCGATCATGTGCGGCTCGATGGTCCGGGTGCCGAGGTCGCAGCCGCCGGCGTAGGGCAGCTTGAAGTGGTCCATGCGGTGCAGCAGCGGGCCGAGGAACATGATGATCGAGCGCGTGCGGACGGCGGCCTCGGCGTCGATCGCGTCCATGTCCAGCGCGGCCGGCGGGACGAGTTCGAGGTCGACGCCGCCGTTGATCCACCGGGTGCGGACACCGATGGAACTCAGCACCTCCAGCAGGCGGTAGACCTCCTCGATGCGGGCGACCCTGCGCAGCACCGTGCGCCCCTTGTTGAGGAGCGAGGCGCAGAGCAGGGCCACGCACGCGTTCTTGCTCGTCTTGACGTCGATCGCGCCGGACAGCCGACGACCGCCGACCACACGCAGATGCATCGGGCCCGCGTAGCCAAGGGAGACGATCTCGCTGTCCAGTGCTTCACCGATACGCGCGATCATCTCAAGGCTGATGTTCTGGTTGCCGCGCTCGATGCGATTGACGGCGCTCTGACTGGTGCTGAGCGCCTCGGCGAGCTGCGACTGTGTCCAGCCCCGGTGCTGCCGGGCGTCACGGATGAGCTTGCCGATGCGTACGAGGTAGTCGTCTGCCATGGGTTGAGGCTATCTCAAATATGAGATGGTGCATTCCGGGGGATCCATTCGAGTGAAGGACCCGGGTGGACCTGTGGGAACGTCAGCGACGCTTGGCGGTACGGGTACGACGCCACCCGAAAGGTCCGGGCAGATCAACCGATGTCGTACGACGCCCCGAGCTGCTGCTGGTGTGCTTCGGCCCGTGGCTGCCGCCACCGGTCGTGATGGACCAGGAACGCCGGTTGATGTTCAGGCGCACTCCGGGAAGGATCCGGAAACTCTTGCGGAACGTGAGCGGCATGGTGGCCTCCGGTCGAGGTCGTACGGATGCTTTCGGCCTCGTTCGAATACCCCGGCACGGCGAACTGATGGGTGCCGGTTCGGCCGTTCTGCCGTACGGGAGTTGGGGGAGGCTCCCGAGGCGGTGAGGGCGTCCCGATGCGGGGTGCCGGGTGGCGACCGCAAGGCGCCCTGCGTCGCCGTCGGGCCCGGTGTCGTCTCAATCGACGGGCCGTTGATGCACGGGCTTGCGGGGCTCACGTGGCGCCACGAGGTTCACGGCGCCGGTAGGGCACCGATCTGCTGCATCACCCCGAGGAGGTCGGGCTGGCCGCGTTCGCCGACGATCCGGCCGTCGGCCAGGTAGTAGAAGTTCATGGCCTGCACCGAGATCTTGTTGCCGCTCGCCGGGACCCCGAAGAATTCACCGTCGTGGGTTCCCCGCATGGTGAACCGCGCGGCCACGGTGTCGCCTTCGGCGACCGTCTCCTCCAGCGTCCACTGGACGTCGGGGAAGGCGCTGCGCATCATCCCGATGACTTCCATGTACCCATCGGGCCCCCGCAGTGGTTCCGGGTGGCTTGGCGCGTGGAACACCGCGTCCGGAGAAAT
This is a stretch of genomic DNA from Streptomyces sp. NBC_00285. It encodes these proteins:
- a CDS encoding DUF4236 domain-containing protein encodes the protein MPLTFRKSFRILPGVRLNINRRSWSITTGGGSHGPKHTSSSSGRRTTSVDLPGPFGWRRTRTAKRR
- a CDS encoding IS701 family transposase, which gives rise to MVRAFSTVAPPGPAAATVTIPAVRAQSPRIGSSDHPAFDAFVAEIFGRLPRADQRRWAHVYTRGLLMTPGRKTVRRLAAAGSDSATAAQALHQFVNASPWDWEPIRARLADWVLRRSDPRALLIGTVVLPKRGDRSCGVHRRFVPQEGRTVNCQVGIGAFLAADRATVPVDWRLLLPGAWSGDSQVRSRARIPEGAAGVQDSAGSQALDLLDGAGLSLPGAGPDADGVPVVADLVGFADTAMLVGGLVARGRHFVVAAPGDLVVLPDRAASGASGGWAGTGSAPALQPRQRTAGGPLPARDLLTAHDVRSPHQPPAAASVVQVRLPGIPVPLRLLGERRPDGSGGDRFWLTDLVDRPAHEALTLARLHTGAADTMDRLADDFGLRAFEGRSYPGWHHHMTLVSAAFAYGTLGRAGAPPSHPARASRGPQAGRPPRRARTLTTPTRTGCS
- a CDS encoding ScbA/BarX family gamma-butyrolactone biosynthesis protein codes for the protein MSPTDPITTLSLPPDARGEADLAFVRTAPRHLVARSAVAEVLITDWRQLGPDTFRLGAQWPRGHHFYAPIAGTWYDPLLAAESLRQASVLIGQTYYGVPADQHVTITELEFEVIPGALLLGARPAEMRLEFAATDVRRRRGALTALTLEADLLRGGDFAGAGRLTLQVSDLRDPAAGEGGGYPPLPDPVPPAIVGRLDEHDVVLGVPGSSAGSGSGRRGPGLAWDLRIDPGHPVLFDHPTTDVPGMVLLEAARQAVQAACAPYRVLPVELRSAFHHPVALATPCHISATRLPAQDASEDAALRVTAWQSDRLAFDSLVVASLCG
- a CDS encoding SDR family NAD(P)-dependent oxidoreductase, with translation MSAPTTRTALLIGAAGGILKEVSRELAEQGHTLVLFDRDAEAVNRLADELGRLTKVEAVVGDITDIPAAEGQLTDIVDRFAPSILVNGVGGDTRVIGYADLTRDHFDQTYLENVVSSWIAVKVCAPRMAADGYGRIVNFASAGGRTYSHFNNAAYVGAKAAVIGMTKQLGYELAGTGVVANVVAHGPIGTDRVAGAFERRTEESKKDVMSRLPMGRYGTVAEAVGSVLHLCSESAGYSTGSVIDINGGLYM
- a CDS encoding MFS transporter, whose amino-acid sequence is MALPKAFWLLWCGQTVSRLGTLAPAFLVLYLEQNHLVAPGTTPLVVGLFGAGVVLSGLVGGAVADLIGPRRTIVAAQPFTAGMALLFAVADHVAALCALSLITGFLSAVDRPAGAGLISAIVPQEQFSKAYSLFLVGFNIGMSLSPVLSGFLLEVSPAALFVVWAASSLIYAALVFAVPADPPSRAADRPAGAAAALKSAARGIAEPFRTPVLVAFLLLTFLLACIYLQVNSALPLDMRDSGLTAGGIGFVLAANAVLSVLLLPLVPRLVGGMRAHVPLILAAAFMAVGFGANVLADSMVSFTLATVVWTLGEVLWAPMSATFIADRAPAGRSGAYQGSYFFAWNAAFVVGGPAGLALAHTHGYGALWMSVLGLGCVVTLGFALLPRLTGFVTRPAPSSDHRDDQVTTVTTK
- a CDS encoding aminotransferase-like domain-containing protein — its product is MSTTPVPQDTALPREALHAAIVDPAMDSMRLLSETAMRFPEALSFSSGAPHDGTHDLAKLSYYVDRYITHMRRQGVPEQRITRLHFQYGPVNGFIQEEVARMLARDEDIDVDADAIMITHGFQEAALVALRGLFRSPDDVLLSVSPAYVGIRGAARMLDIPVRGITEGPDGLEPEAVAAAVRAVRAEGRRPTALYLVPDFSNPSGTVVPLEARRRLLELAAEEGFTILEDNPYGLFASDEERLPTLKSLDTRGDVVYLGSFAKAAFPGARLGYLVGDREVVGEDGVRRTLAQELSKAKAMFTVGSSSLSQAAIGGILVDADHDLRSATRDLAAVYQERLAATLAALAEHFPPERYAEHGVRWNRPRGGFFLVVEVPFEADLAAMERSARDYAVSWAPMSMFHLDGGGERALRLGFSNLTPAAIREGIARLARFVEAESESESEAEYESEAAFGSTSLPEFVSASEAHA
- a CDS encoding LLM class flavin-dependent oxidoreductase — its product is MHSRIGLFLSPVHETGQDPNLAIRRNLDLVEYVDDLNFDEAWFGEHHTLGWGLVGAPETMIAAASQRTRQIKLAHGVVPLSGHHPFHVASRAVHLDHLTRGRYILGVGPGVPFDAKMFGLEQPVQRRRLEEALPTVLELVNGDERITQQTDWYDLRDAKIQLPRFSPQGIEVAVATSGTSQSSPRLIGQYGLSMTSFALPFALLTPGAPAHINLAHQWKYAQESAAEHGQTLDRDKWRIALPVHVAETREEAYADVREGYDRWLFEYFGKAAGREVLSPDVPRERALEARVEAGGALVGSVDDVVAGIERLHEITGGFGTLLVYVADWTSWEKTNRSMELLARYVAPRFTGSAARPQEAVDFAIAARNS
- a CDS encoding helix-turn-helix domain-containing protein, giving the protein MADDYLVRIGKLIRDARQHRGWTQSQLAEALSTSQSAVNRIERGNQNISLEMIARIGEALDSEIVSLGYAGPMHLRVVGGRRLSGAIDVKTSKNACVALLCASLLNKGRTVLRRVARIEEVYRLLEVLSSIGVRTRWINGGVDLELVPPAALDMDAIDAEAAVRTRSIIMFLGPLLHRMDHFKLPYAGGCDLGTRTIEPHMIALRRFGLEVAATEGQYHAQVDREVHPDRPIVLTERGDTVTENALLAAARHDGVTVIRNASSNYMVQDLCFFLEALGVRVEGIGTTTLTVHGVPVIDVDVDYFPSEDPVEAMSLLAAAVVTESELTVRRVPIEFLEIELAVLEEMGLDHDRTPEYFADNGRTRLVDLTVRPSKLEAPIDKIHPMPFPGLNIDNVPFFAAIAAVAQGQTLIHDWVYDNRAIYLTDLNRLGGRLQLLDPHRVLVEGPTRWRAAEMMCPPALRPAVVVLLAMMAADGTSVLRNVYVINRGYEDLAERLNSVGAQIEIFRDI
- a CDS encoding flavin reductase family protein, encoding MLEQRSFRDILGRFTTGVVLITADTADGPKGMAVNSFTSVSLTPPLVALCAADSSSTWPAIRDAGNFAVTILGDRHAELCRLFSTKGADRFAGGGWSTTRAGHPIPTDGLGWLDCRISTVHRAGDHELVIAEALEGDLTDQAGPLVFHAGRFTALAAA
- a CDS encoding ATP-grasp domain-containing protein — encoded protein: MSTAFPTSTAGGPRRVAVVVDGYSAGNFYPAAFAACDTAVVHVQSTPELIPAMAPPDLTAYEQTVVATDEAALVEVLRGLDPVCVIAGQESSVPLADRLSEAVGVPSNGSALSPARRDKYEMTETLRRAGVPCVRQFKTDDPDAAVAWAEDHGSYPVVVKPLSSAASDGVVVCAGPDAVRAAARNVLDAPNMFGIANTEILVQSYLKGTEYIVDTVSSGGERYVCGVWEYEKTLLPSGKNIYNRDLLADPEGNPVVAALTAYVDEVLAALGVAWGPAHAEVIVTDEGPVLVEIGTRLNGNISAPFHDVCLGHNQAALTAQAYTRPEEFRAEYGGRTYARLQPAFVYNTPTGLDGVVESVDETAVAEIRSLESVFSATVKLGPGSRITPTVDLLTTPLRVYLTAADETTLTAGYEKVRSLKDAVYRVA
- a CDS encoding YciI family protein; this translates as MAKFVVELEYNVDRAGREPLHRAHTDYLRTLTDSGVLLLAGPLQDTNAGLLVYEAEDRDRLEEILAAEPYVQGGIVCRVRVRQWAPGKGAWITAPLPAPSAA